Genomic DNA from Triticum dicoccoides isolate Atlit2015 ecotype Zavitan chromosome 4B, WEW_v2.0, whole genome shotgun sequence:
gtgcgtgaggccgcaaagtgatatgaggtgttaccagctagatcgatgtgacatcgagtcggggtcctggcaATCTTTAAGCCCgtcaattgttcgaataagcataacaccagcttcatgtttcGCGCTTTTGTcaagtcatgctccatgaaaagtatagtgtcatcagcgtactgtaggatagacacccctccatcaactagatgaggtacaAGGCCACCTACTTGGCCAGCATCATTTGCCCTACCTATTAGAATGGTCAACATGTCAGCTACGatgttgaacagaataggtgacatcggatctccttgtctcaggcctttatgtgtctggaaatagtgacctatgtcatcattcactttgattccaacactccctttctgCGTGAAATATTCAACCTGCTTTCTCCAAGCTAGGTCGAAACCTttcgtgcgcaaagcctgttgtagGAACGGCCACTTAACTTTATCGACAACCTTTTTGCACTACACAAACTTGATTAGGACGCCGACTCATAATTAAGCTGAATCAGCAAGAAAAAATCGGCACGCCGACGGGGCATGGATTCAAGAGTCCCTGGCCTGCCGCTGCTCGTACAGCCAGGGTCAAATACACATGACATGATACTCCCAGCCCCAGAGGAGAAGGATCCTGCTTCTGCACATGATGTCGAAGTCGTAATCAAGTGTTGCTGGTGGCAGCTAATAATTTCCTTCGTAGTTTCAACGTTCCATTAATTTTTGCTGACACGGTGCTTGCGTGGAGAATATTCCCGGTCAGACCACACATGCGTGGGGACAAGACAGACACAACATACGACCAGCACGCAGCAGCAGGGGGTTTATTTTCCTCGGCCCATCTGTTCCACAGACCATACATACATCCGTGCGTGTGTTTCTTTTCCTCCACTAATTTTGGCACCGTCTGAAAGAACGAGCGAACAATTTAAAAGCAAACAGAGAAGGAGTATCACCAAAGTGGATAGGATAGGGTGCCTTGGTTTCCTCCACTTCGATTATAAAACGGAAGTTTCAGGGAGCATATATGTGAGCTGGCTGCTTACGCACGTCCCGCCTACCCCTATTTGTTTAACCAAGCATCCAACGAACGAATACTTCATTTGCGTCCAAAGTCTATCCCCGTGGAGTACGTATGTACAGATACAGTGGTGATGTGTTGTTTATCCCGGGACACAACAATTTCCGCTTCCTTCAAACACGGGCGTACTCCTGACTCTGACTGACCGGTCGACTCGCAGGCAGTTGCTGCAATGCTACGTATCGACCCACGAGTATGGTGGACTGGTGGTATGACGGGCCTGCAAAATGTGGGCGAAAAGGACGTGCtatgtgattttctaaccatttgttttgtttcccttcggGATAACCCAAGCACGTCTTCCACTGAATTCCACGGGCCATTCGTCAACACCAAAAGTTCAGCCAGTCCACTCAGATTACTAGGAAGAAGAGAGAAAAGCAGCTACCGTTGGCGCACCTAATTAATCTTCGAGATTGCTCGGAAATGGTCTTGAAGCCAAATATCACCCTAAGGTTTTCCCCACAGATTGCGACAAAAAGATTGATTTCTCACAGGACAGGATAACGTAGTAAATACGTTGGCCCTTGGATTCACCGGGGCCGCGCATGTCGCTTGTGTCGTCCGTCGTCCATTCGATAATGTCAAAAAGCGGATGTGAATATACAAAGAGAAAACGACGGCCTActttcaaaaaaagaaagaaaaacgacGGCCTGGCCAGCCAGCCGTGACATATACTCATTTCACAAAcgaaaaacaatgtgaatgcaataCCTAATCCTTTTCCCGGATCACGATCGAGTATGTCATCGGAAGCCTTAATAATGCATGCATTGTTATCATCAGTACATCAGGCTGCAGCTAGCCGCAAGATGCAGCTTGGCCGGCACGCACGCAGACGAAAATATCAAAACCTACTGCCGTCCAACACACAcagtacacacacacatacacagaataATTCCAAAAATATGCAAAGCACGCAGAATAATTCCGAAAATATCCAAAAGGAAATATCAACACCGGGAGAATATTCCAGATCGAGCGAGCGGCGTAGGTGTACCCCATGCCGGTGCGTAGCTATCCATCCTCCCGGGCGCCGCGTCGGACCGACGACGCGGGAAGGAGCACAACACCAATTTTGCCGCCACCATCCATCAGATCCTTCGTTACCATCAAGGCCAACAATTAAATGCCTGCAATTTTTCTTGCCCGTCACGACTCACGGTCCAATCAACGAGGATCACTGCCCGCAGTTAATCGCTTCTTAATGTGGAAATCTTCGCCGGTTCAATTGTCTCGACCGACGATTGATCACCACGTCGCTCTCACATCGACGACAGGGGCGGCGACCCAGGCTAGATTAAGCAAAACCGGTCCACGATTCAACGCCTAGCTCGCCACCAACGAGCGCGCACGCAATTTGCGACCCATTCGTCGATCTCATTCACCTCTTAATTTAGCGGAACAACTGGGTTAAAATCAAATTAATTAACCAATGGAGCTCGTGGCAGGAACGAACAATGGTCGATCAGCTGCAGAGACAGCGGAGGAAAGGCAGGGGGAACCAAAATTTGATCGGAGGCACGCATCGGTTCATGGATGGATGCCTCTGATCCGCGTAACTAGAGCTAAGCTAAGCTAGTGGAGAGCCTCGTCGCTGTCTGCTACTATGTCAGCATTGCTCTTCTCCCGGCCGGCCGGACGGCGCAGGTCGTCGGCGCTGATGAATGAGTTTTCGGGCGGCGGGTCACGTCACATGACGGAGCACGAGTTGGGGTTCTCGTCGCTGAACATCTGCGGAGGCGGCGCCGTGTCGAAGTGGTAGGGCGGCGGGTACGACGGCTGGTACGCCTGGGGGTTGGGGTTCTCCTGCTGGTAGTAGCCGCCGCTGGGGTGGTGTTGCTGCTGGTAGTAGCCGCCGGCCTCTCTTGGTTGCTGGTAGTAGCCGCCGGATTCGCCGCCCGGGTGTTGCTGCTGGTAGTAGCCGCCGGAGTTCGCGCTGGGGTGCTGTTGTTGTTGGTAGTAGCCGCCGGCGCCGGCGTACCCCGCGCCGTCGGCATTGCCGCCATAGGGGCTGTAGTAGCTGGGCGGGGGGCCCTGCGGCTGCGGGTACGGGACTTGGCCGTACGGCGAGACGTGGTGCGTCCTCGGCTGGACCGGCGCGGGCGCCACGGACGCCGCGGCGGACGCCATGGACGGGCCCGTCACCTCGATGCCTTTCCCCTTGTCCTGGCTCATGACGACGTGGTCACCGCCCGCcgctttgtccttcttcttctcgccgTCGCCGGCGCCCTTGTCCTTCTTCTCGTCGCTGCCGCCCTTGTCCTTCTTGCCGGGCGCGACGGCCTCGACGGCGCGGTTGAGCTTCTTCGTGAGATACGCCACCATGGCGGGGACGTCCATGGTCCCCGTGACCTTCACCTCGTCCTTGGCATTGCCCTCCAGCTCCACATGCTTGACCCCTGGAAGAGACAAGACACACAGAACATCGTCAATTTCGAACGGAAGATACAAAATTAACAGCAGAACAAACCGCGAATTCGAAGAATTTAGAAGAAACCCAGCAAAACCGCACCTTTGATTTTGTAGATTCGGCGCCTGATGCGGTCGGCGCAGCCGTCGCAGTGGAGGCGGATCTTGAGCAGCACCGTGGTCTCCTGCGAAAGCAAAATCGAAGCGGAGACATTGTGAGCCGCAAGGTCGGTGGGACGGGCGTGGTGGTTGGGAGCAGAGTATTGCGTGGGGGTAGGATTTGCTGCTGCTTGTGTACCGACCTGGAGCTCCGTGGGTTTCTTCTCCTCTGTGTGGGTGGGCGGTTGCTTCTTCGCCGCGTCTTCCTCTTTGGGCGGCTGCGGCTTGGAGGAGCCGGGCTTATCCCCCTTGTCGGCTCCGCCGCCCCCCTTGTCGGGATTCTCCTTGTCGGGGCTCTTCTTCTCGGCCGCGGCGGGGGCTGCTGGGGGCTTGGccgggccggcgccggcgccggaggagacgATCTCGACGGGCTTCTTGGTGCGGGACTCGATCCTCGCCTTGAGCGCGGCCGCGTCGGCCGTCCCCGCCACGACGACCCTGTTCGACGCCGCGTCCGCCACCACCGCCTGCACGCCTGCGCGACAAGTCCAGACAAGCACACGAATCAGCCACCAGACTAACACAAAATGCAGAGAAGGGAGCACGGGAGCAGGGAAATTGGCGGCGGGATGGAGCGGGCGCGTACCAGGCATGCTCTTGATGCTGTTGCGGACCTTCTTGGCGCAGCCGGCGCAATGCAAGACCATCTTGAGCAcgaccggcggcggcggctcggcggcgCCGTCGACGCCGCCGGGAGCCTCCTTCCCCGCCCCCATAGAAACCGAGGAGGCTAGCTAGCTACGCTCTGTGGCTCTCCGAGGCTTCTGGACTCTTCTTCTCTAGCTCCTTCTCCGGGTCTCCTACACGTGTTGGCGCGAGCGAGCAGGGGAGCGTGGGTGTTTTGACGGCGCGGGCTCTGCGAGAAAAACCAAGCGGAACGAGAACGAAACAAAACGGCAGTGCGGCGCGGGCGGGGATAAATAGGCGGGGGGAAGgaaaggtccggaggtagaaggcaAGGCGGCGGGGCCCGCGCGTCAGGCGGTGCCGGCCGCCCGATCCGATCCACATCCGCGGTGCGCGTGGCGGTAAGTTTCtgcccgctgctgctgctgctgctgctggcgggTGGGGAGTGCGGGTTACGCCCGCTCACCTGGGACGTCATCACCGCGTTGAGTTGACCGGTGTTACCGTCGCCGCGGCTGGCAATGTCATGCCATGTAAAGGTGAACCCGTCATTGCGCTCCCTTTTCCTCCACCGGTCGGATTGCCTGGCTATAGCTAGCCAAATCGTAGCGCACGCGCAATGGAGTGGCTTTCTGATTACAAAAgggttttctttcctttttccaaAGTCTAAACACGGCGAGGGCTGTCCTTTTGGCCTTTACATTGTTTTCGTATAGACGTCATGACAGACGATCTTGAATTTTGATTCAACTTCTATACATGTTTGCGTGTCACTGAACGATAGGTGTTTGCGGTATAGTAGCAGCTCTATATTTTTTTTCTCGATCGAGTTTTGGACATGCCTGACCGGACCCCACAAGgctacacgagcaaacaaaagaccTCATCTCTGATTGATGATGTCGTTAAGTCACCTCTTTCTCGAAACCAGCAATGATTAACATCAGAGGGTTATCACTTATCTTGTTGACGCCTCTATCTTTTTTTTCGCGAGAAAAATTTCGATCTatttatcttcaatcatggcagtacaacgagtaccagaaataatagaaattacatccagatccgtagaccacctagcgacaactaccagcactgaagcgagccgaaggcgcgccgccgtcatcgcccctccatcgccggagtcgggcataacttgttgtagtagacagtcgggaagtcgtcgtgctaaagccccgtaggaccagcgcaccagaacagcaaccgtcgcagatgaagaataacgtagatcagaaaaatccaatccgaagacacacaaacgtagacgaacaacgacgagatccaagcaaatccaccaaaTATAGattcgccggagacacacctccacacgcccaccaacgatgctaaacGCACCGCcgaaacgggggctaggcggggagacctttattccatcttcggggaaccgccgccgtctcgtcttcctgagcaggacacaacctctagcaaaactgaaagaaacgattaaaaacggagccctcccgccgacccttgccgagatccactgcgccccatggccctaaggccatcgGAGAGGAGGCGGACCTGGGCGACGGCGACGGAAGGCAAAAACCCTAACTTTttgtggagaagaaggaggaggcggcggctacaAAGGATGGCGTCAAATCCTGATTTTTTTTGCGGAAGTTAGCTTTCATGGATATTTGATGCCAGTTACACATACAACATTATTATTCTATCATAGCCTACATGGAATTAAAGTTTATCCCTTTTGAAAGAAGAATAGGGATGATAGTTGACGCCTCTATCTTGTTCTAGCCGTCTCTCTAACCCTCATCGTTCCGGATCTAGGGGCGTGGTCATGGCCCCACAAAAATTGTAAAAGTTACTCTCCTAGACACTCCGTCCATTCTTAATTTTTTTCCAAAGTTTCTAATATAAACTACATAATTAACAAAACGAGTGTATCCACACTTTAAACcacgtctatatacattcgtatgtagttcatattgaaatctctaaaaatgacTTATATTTAAGACTGATGGAGAAAAAATCTTTCTAGAGGTTTCAATAGAaactacatacaaatgtatataacttagtttagagtgtaaattcactcattttgctccgtatgtagtccatattgaaataactaaaatgacttatatttagtaacggagggagtattttttactAGTGCAATGTTTATTCACCATATTGATTTAGTGTAAAGAAGATTTTTTCCCCTAGCCACTGGAATGTTGTCCATGGTTGCATTCACACTGCCAAATCCTAGATCCACCGCTACGATTGAGTTGTTGATCTTGGCAGCACCGGTGACTACTCGGTATAATAAGTACATGTATTTGGAACCGCGTCGGTAATTTTTGTCTTGTTTCGACTATTTGGAATTATCATAACGACTGTAGTTTTAACGGAGCGAAAGTCCACAATTTTTTATAGGTTATATTCCACGCTATAGGATGTATTCTTGTTTGGTCATTACTGCAACACGCGGAGCTGTGAGATTTTATTGTCTCTAGGTACAACCAATAAGAGATCGTAGCATGGGATACATATAACCGGTTTGGATGACAGCCCAATAATAGTTTGTGTAGGCATATTTTTCTATTTATGCCGGTTGTGGCTCGTAATAATTTTAGAATACTActacctccgtttctaaatatttgtctttttggtGATTTTGAATGTATTACCCCATACGAATGCatataaacatattttaaagtgtatatAGATCcagtcattttgctccgtatgcagTCACTTGTTAGaatcttttttttgcgggggactTGTTAGAATCTTTAGGAAGACAAACATTTAGGAATGGGGGAGAAGTACTTTGATGTTGAAGATTAATAACACTACTAAACCTTTTAAAAAATGGTCGTATGCATCGTGAGATGCAGGGTCGGGTGATCCTGGTCATTTATAAAAAAGaaacttttatttcttttctagccGTTGGGCTTCTTCTGTATAATCTCGCAAAAAATAGTACAGGACAAACCATAAAATTTGTAGCAAAAGGTAAATAGATCTATAAAAGTGCTGGTACTGTATCAGAGTACCGTTGTCGCTCGAAACGTGAAAGGTTCAGCTGGGCAGGTGGTACGTACGTCAGCGGCCGTCCCCCGTGACGGCGACGTGATGTGCCGCCACCTGTCCTGTGAGCTACGTGTGCTGACGTACTGTACTACTACTACCAGTACGTTCACGCGAGAGAGAACGGGTCGTACAAAACTTCAGCACGCACGTACGCACGTACGTACAGTGCCAGGCCGTTTGGATTATATGGTAGAGATCGTGTGATGCGAAAAGCGAATCGTCCGGAGGTTCGTTTGGCTCGTAGCACGCGGTGAATTTTCTGCTTTCTCTGTCGAACCTACGCACTGTTCTGGCCTGGCCTGTTGACGGAGAGTTTCGTGGAGACGTAGGGAGCTGCAGGAGCCAGACGCAAGCCCGGACAAAAAAGGAAGAGAACTTGTATCGTGCTGTGGTTTGTTCCATGAAAGAGGCTCATTTTCTCTGCACTGTTGCGGCGACTGAACCATCAAATCGAAATGGGAAACGACTGTCGACTGTGGTGTTTGTCCTGGTGCCACATGGGTTTGCTCCGCATTTTCGTTGCCGCTCACGAACGGTGAACTTTCACGCCGACTCACGACGACCACCGCAACACGGATGGTGGTCAGTCGCGAGGCAAATGTCCCCAAGTGACGAGCTCCTTTCACGAGCGTTTTTCTTTTCattcagggcatgtacaatggtgctattttagaagtgccacgtaggataaataatGAAGTGGAGAAGAGAGAACtcgtaagaaaaggcttgtcttctcttatttaagataagacaaaagatgatctcttagcacaatttgtctcaccaagttttaaggaattgctagttattgaaaataaggctaagatataacccattgtagacatatttttttgtcatctctaaattacatgcaagatttaagataaAACTGTCTtgtcaccattgtacatgccctcagaGAGGAAGTTGGGTTTTTCTTCGGCAACCGAGAGGAAACTGATCggcgcggaaggagcgggcgagcgCGTGCTCTTGGCCCAGGCCCGCGAGGCGCTCATGCGTGAGGGGGCCCAGGAGATCCGCTTTCTCCAATATCGCAGCACTTGCCTGTACGCGCTATACCTCTCTCTCAGTCTCGGTGGTGCCCCGTGAATTGCATCGCGGGCTACCGATGGTTTTCCTCTCCTCCGGTATGCGCATTTGCTCAGAATCACTGTGTTTTGTCCTTAAAAAAAACATTGATAACTTTATTAATTAAAAACAACTGGTAAATATGTCTGTGCGTTGCAACGAAAGAAAAAACATCATACAACTTAAAAAATATCAAATGGGCTGCATTGCAACGTACATGAAATAATTAAATATGTATTTTAAAACCTATAAAACAATCTATTAATACCTCCCAAATAGCACGATTCTACATTAGATATAAACAAAGCATTACCCCACTTGTACATAGCATGTAAGGACATACACCATGTGACGCCATGTGATTGAAGCAAGATGAAAACTAACATACGTGTCTACTCCAGGGGGTCAACAGACAACTCCATATTGCATTTCGCAGAATTATGCCCCTGCCCATGGCACCTACAACACCAATTCTTCACGGGGGTCTCCATATAAACGCCTCGTCAGCAATATTCCTAATCATGACCTTTGGTTTCAATAGCTTATGTAAGAGTAAAAGAAGGGAAAGCTTCACCATAGAGGTACATGATGCCAAGAAAGTATGTGGTTCAAGAGAGCAAAATGTGGACAAAGACATTAAAATAATATATTTCTATCCAATGATAGAGAGTAATAAAATATAATCTTTACAATTTGGCTATGCAAACGAACCAACGTCATGAAGAAATTTCaccccatgaacaactactacaaaCAAAAAGCAAGAATTAAGACCAAACATGAATTATAAGAAAATAAATGACATGAAAAAGCAAATCTGTACACATGTCTGTTGTGCGTGGCCCACTTtgtccttggaggaggagctgttgGTGGACGCCGTCTGTCGGATTGCCGTCGAGCTCAACCACAGGCATGGAAGTACACCTTGAACTTGGCCGCCGTGCTAGTTCCTCTCATAGAATTGCACATTTGGAAATAAGCTGATAGAAGGATTCATATGATACTGTATGTTCAGCAAATGTCTATTAACTTTGAGCACAACTATTCTCCCAAATAAACTTGTTGCAAATCCAGCTTTTCGCATACATAGAGATAAATAATGAAAATTAAGAATTGAAATTATCAAAAACAAATCATTAACAATGGAATATAAGGAAAGATATGTCTGTTACAATATTTCTCAAGGAAAAATAGCAGTTTATCTTTTGGTAAATGCAACAATGACTAAGAAGTGAAATCAGACAGTATAAAGAgggtttataaagagggtgaagcaATTCAGACAATATTACCATTGCACTCAGTTGTCAGTCATCTCCAACCAAAACAAGATGTTTTAACCAATGCAGTGGGATCATCAGCTCACACTCCCGCACTCGGGTAGTTGGtacctccaacgcatctataatttttttattgttccatgctattatattatctgttttggatgttctatatgcattaatatgctattttatattatttttgggactaagcctattaacctagagctcagtgccagtttctattttttttattgtttttgagttttacataaaaggaatatcaaaaggagtccaaatggaataaaacttgacgatgatttttcttcgaccagaagacatccacgaaACATGGAGCGGGGGTCAGAAGATGGCCGAGGAGGCCAAaagccccccaggcgcaccctagggggggtcaCCCTGAGGGCTtgcgggcccctcgggagtcctccAACCTAATTCTTACAATATAAAATCCCAAATTTCCCAAAGCAACAGAAGCGTACACCAAAATACTTTTTCGCCGCCtcaagcctctgttcccgtgagatcccatcttggggccttttccggcaccttgccggaggggaattcgatcacggagggcatgtacatcaaccttgctacccttccgacgaagcgtgagtagtttaccacaggccta
This window encodes:
- the LOC119291422 gene encoding heavy metal-associated isoprenylated plant protein 3-like, coding for MGAGKEAPGGVDGAAEPPPPVVLKMVLHCAGCAKKVRNSIKSMPGVQAVVADAASNRVVVAGTADAAALKARIESRTKKPVEIVSSGAGAGPAKPPAAPAAAEKKSPDKENPDKGGGGADKGDKPGSSKPQPPKEEDAAKKQPPTHTEEKKPTELQETTVLLKIRLHCDGCADRIRRRIYKIKGVKHVELEGNAKDEVKVTGTMDVPAMVAYLTKKLNRAVEAVAPGKKDKGGSDEKKDKGAGDGEKKKDKAAGGDHVVMSQDKGKGIEVTGPSMASAAASVAPAPVQPRTHHVSPYGQVPYPQPQGPPPSYYSPYGGNADGAGYAGAGGYYQQQQHPSANSGGYYQQQHPGGESGGYYQQPREAGGYYQQQHHPSGGYYQQENPNPQAYQPSYPPPYHFDTAPPPQMFSDENPNSCSVM